From one Culex quinquefasciatus strain JHB chromosome 3, VPISU_Cqui_1.0_pri_paternal, whole genome shotgun sequence genomic stretch:
- the LOC119770372 gene encoding uncharacterized protein LOC119770372: protein MSRPQFFGFDTHLPVEDWGNGYIGGTPDDLEYDALNDSGDLVRFEQRKARLQLDLSVWMMPSMPRKPRLQHLVPRPAMQQLHSQSSLMATMQQQQQQHHQRIGGGTNGSI from the exons ATGTCGCGGCCACAATTCTTTGGCTTCGACACGCATCTTCCAGTGGAGGATTGGGGAAACGGATACATCGGCGGTACGCCGGATGATTTGGAGTACGACGCTTTGAACGACTCGGGGGATTTGGTCCGGTTTGAGCAGAGGAAGGCGAGGTTGCAGCTGGATCTGAGCGTGTGGATGATGCCAAGCATGCCGAGAAAGCCGAGGCTGCAGCATCTGGTGCCACGTCCGGCGATGCAGCAGCTTCATTCGCAGAGTTCGTTGATGGCGACgatgcaacagcagcagcaacagcaccaTCAGAGGATAGGCGGGGGGACAA ATGGTTCGATCTGA